A window from Osmia lignaria lignaria isolate PbOS001 chromosome 8, iyOsmLign1, whole genome shotgun sequence encodes these proteins:
- the LOC143305529 gene encoding uncharacterized protein LOC143305529: MLLESAKQNPYPHKNLTPTVHKILCHGEYIIGFHILPIGELSEEAQEANHKEYRRLRLNDPLISSLRMQQKRKDIQEEWIPTRSSNNESSIWEYRDEMVTKNIDSISNDEEALNLELRHTGDKVWKFTFNKDKNKHIVFIATYKQENAQFEPKNEDKSMIIILKQAGLLTQETFSQLIKLACQNGYKLMTPLAGACFNKDDTSSLATELVIPEVDLLIKISRSTQSGGHYLKYSDVDIAVCASIAATRNVKDEILKKSIVVKILKQYINKGFIPNKARMTIISKYATGGIPSKFIYEEIVKVFDSEQTKYSALKIVQTTKQSEPL, encoded by the exons ATGCTTCTCGAGAGCGCGAAGCAG aatccATATCCCCACAAAAATTTAACACCAACTGTACATAAAATTCTATGCCATGGAGAATACATTATTGGTTTCCATATTTTGCCAATTGGAGAATTATCCGAAGAAGCACAGGAGGCCAATCACAAAGAATACCGAAGACTAAGACTCAATGATCCATTAATATCATCTTTAAGGATGCAGCAAAAGAGAAAGGATATTCAAGAGGAATG GATTCCGACAAGATCATCAAATAATGAATCAAGTATATGGGAATATCGTGATGAAATGGTGACTAAGAATATTGATTCGATAAGCAACGACGAAGAAGCTCTCAATCTTGAATTACGACA TACAGGTGATAAGGTTTGGAAATTTACATTTaacaaagataaaaataaacacaTCGTGTTTATTGCAACCTATAAACAGGAAAACGCACAGTTTGAACCAAAAAATGAGGATAAATCTATGATAATCATTTTAAAACAAGCAGGATTATTGACTCAAGAAACATTTAGCCAACTAATAAAGTTGGCATGCCAAAATGGTTATAAGTTAATGACACCATTAGCAGGAGCTTGTTTTAACAAAGACGATACAAGTTCACTTGCAACTGAACTGGTTATTCCAGAAGTAGATTTACTAATAAAGATTAGTCGGAGTACACAGAGTGGAGgacattatttgaaatattcagaTGTGGATATTGCTGTTTGTGCCTCAATTGCTGCTACCAGAAATGTGAAGGATGAAATCCTTAAAAAGAGTATAgtagtaaaaatattaaaacaatatataaataaGGGTTTTATTCCTAATAAGGCTAGAATGACAATTATATCTAAGTATGCAACTGGTGGTATTCCTTCAAAGTTTATATATGAGGAGATTGTTAAAGTCTTTGATTCAGAACAAACTAAATACAGTGCTTTAAAAATTGTTCAGACCACTAAGCAGTCAGAACCGTTATAA